A genomic window from Herbiconiux aconitum includes:
- the alr gene encoding alanine racemase gives MPSTSELVVHDDAIRANTAYFASVTGNQLMAVLKADAFGHGAIAQSVLDAGATSIGVTSIDEALKLRNAGVRAPILSWLNAIDADFGAAVQAEVDIAVSSLALLHAVGRAASLVGQRARVHLHVDVGMARDGAPTDAWATLCHIARELEALGSVRVVGVMGHMSCADRPDHPQNQRERLIFANAVRTARRRGLAPSVTHLAATAATLTGVGSGFGVHRIGAGLFGIDPSGTTDHLRPALSLTTHVVTTREIAAGTSVGYGLDHVADRRTNLALLPIGYGDGLPRAASNRADVLVRGRRRPLVGRFSMDMMVVDTGDDRIAPGESVTVFGPGAHGEPTVAEWAGWADTIEHEIVTRVGMRVGRIHRTKTPENHR, from the coding sequence ATGCCCTCGACCTCCGAGCTCGTCGTGCACGACGACGCGATCCGGGCGAACACCGCCTACTTCGCGTCGGTCACCGGCAACCAGCTCATGGCGGTGCTCAAGGCCGATGCGTTCGGTCACGGCGCGATCGCCCAGTCGGTGCTCGACGCCGGTGCCACCTCGATCGGCGTCACGTCGATCGACGAAGCACTCAAGCTGCGGAACGCCGGGGTGCGCGCGCCGATCCTCAGCTGGCTCAACGCCATCGATGCCGACTTCGGGGCCGCGGTGCAGGCCGAGGTGGACATCGCTGTGTCGAGCCTCGCGCTGTTGCACGCCGTCGGTCGCGCGGCATCCCTCGTCGGGCAGCGCGCCCGCGTGCACCTGCACGTCGACGTGGGAATGGCGCGTGACGGCGCCCCCACCGACGCCTGGGCGACGCTGTGCCACATCGCTCGCGAGCTGGAGGCGCTCGGCTCCGTGCGCGTCGTCGGGGTGATGGGGCACATGTCGTGCGCCGACCGGCCCGACCACCCGCAGAACCAGCGCGAACGCCTCATCTTCGCCAACGCCGTGCGCACGGCGCGGCGGCGCGGTCTGGCTCCCTCGGTCACCCATCTCGCGGCGACGGCCGCGACGCTCACCGGAGTCGGTTCCGGGTTCGGTGTGCATCGCATCGGCGCCGGATTGTTCGGAATCGACCCCTCCGGCACCACCGACCACCTCCGGCCGGCATTGTCTCTCACCACGCACGTCGTCACGACGCGTGAGATCGCCGCCGGCACGAGCGTCGGCTACGGGCTCGACCACGTGGCGGATCGCCGCACGAATCTCGCTCTTCTGCCGATCGGCTACGGCGACGGACTCCCGCGCGCCGCGTCGAACCGCGCCGACGTGCTCGTGCGCGGCCGGCGACGTCCGCTCGTCGGGCGGTTCTCGATGGACATGATGGTCGTGGATACCGGCGACGACCGCATCGCCCCGGGCGAGAGCGTGACCGTGTTCGGCCCGGGTGCGCACGGCGAACCGACCGTTGCCGAATGGGCCGGTTGGGCCGACACCATCGAGCACGAGATCGTCACCCGCGTCGGGATGCGCGTCGGCCGCATCCATCGCACGAAGACACCGGAGAACCACCGATGA
- a CDS encoding CapA family protein: MTDSSPTTTTREAWGDALKGALIILVVLWHVVMKSYLQIDWQIGVPIPGIWGLFGDVIWTFLMPLFLLVSGYFAAKAYTRAWSEVARTRVIRFLYLYLLWTLIHAATLWAFPDFPTLVPRSVGQFVEFVTISPPDTWYLYALAVYFLVAKALSRVRPWLVISAAAVLSIAVSAGFIEIVSNRGSLLYNFTFFLLGLHLAPQIRLSIHRLTPAKTTMVIAGFLIAFAAMRLTGTETLPGVWPLVSVLGVAMGLAIAPTLARAPVVGAGFTWLGRRSLPIYLLHMPLLALADFLLAEWLSGARVAVQLVAAVTMPVLLTAVVIAVSVLLNRFLTRDGFSWLFDLPRRRPRAPTPTVGGSRLAARRAPWRSAVAVMLLVACGVVAMRTTAIPGCAPDAAAHPAARPDEVSIGATGDLLIHDIGHAVPLDGGAGYFAAVRPWFTQDLVTGNLEQVISDDTGFVKCGSDTDCLAFRSEPKTAQYYAGFDLLNMANNHTSDFGVDGYANTRANLAANGIRAVGERDEIVCTRIGDTTVAMIGFAPYRGTNPVTDLRHVRTVVGSAAASADVVVVQAHMGAEGPDANVVTPGPEEMYGENRGDVIAFSHAAIDAGADLVLGHGPHTLRGAEFYHGRLIAYSLGNFGGGGVFGAEQATRYGVYLDVSLRSDGSFVRGRMQSVHFDHTGGSPQPDPDGRAAALVDEFSRRDFPTTAPRIEPDGSLAPAG, translated from the coding sequence ATGACAGACTCTTCACCCACCACCACGACCCGAGAGGCGTGGGGTGACGCGCTCAAGGGCGCGCTGATCATTCTCGTGGTTCTGTGGCACGTCGTCATGAAGAGCTACCTCCAGATCGATTGGCAGATCGGCGTGCCGATCCCTGGCATCTGGGGACTTTTCGGCGATGTGATCTGGACGTTCCTGATGCCGCTGTTCTTGCTGGTGTCGGGCTACTTCGCGGCGAAGGCCTACACCCGCGCCTGGTCGGAGGTCGCCCGCACACGCGTCATCCGGTTCCTTTATCTCTATCTGCTGTGGACGCTCATCCACGCAGCCACGCTGTGGGCCTTCCCCGACTTCCCGACCCTGGTGCCGCGCAGTGTCGGCCAGTTCGTCGAGTTCGTCACGATCAGCCCACCCGACACCTGGTATCTCTATGCGTTGGCGGTCTACTTCCTCGTGGCCAAGGCTCTGTCGCGCGTGCGGCCCTGGCTCGTCATCAGTGCTGCCGCGGTCCTGTCGATCGCCGTCTCGGCCGGGTTCATCGAGATCGTCAGCAACCGCGGTTCACTCCTCTACAACTTCACCTTCTTCTTGCTGGGGCTCCATCTGGCTCCGCAGATCCGACTCTCCATCCACCGCCTCACACCGGCGAAGACCACGATGGTGATCGCCGGATTCCTGATCGCGTTTGCAGCGATGCGACTCACCGGCACCGAGACGCTGCCCGGGGTGTGGCCGCTCGTGTCGGTGCTCGGGGTCGCAATGGGCCTGGCCATCGCCCCGACGCTGGCGCGGGCGCCTGTCGTGGGAGCCGGATTCACGTGGCTGGGTCGACGCAGCCTGCCGATCTATCTGCTCCACATGCCGCTGCTCGCCCTGGCCGACTTCCTCCTGGCCGAGTGGCTGTCGGGAGCGCGGGTTGCGGTGCAGCTCGTCGCGGCCGTCACGATGCCGGTACTGCTGACGGCCGTCGTGATCGCCGTGTCTGTGCTGCTCAACCGGTTCCTCACCCGCGACGGCTTCTCGTGGTTGTTCGATCTGCCGCGCAGAAGACCGCGTGCGCCCACCCCGACGGTCGGCGGCTCCCGCCTCGCGGCACGCCGTGCACCCTGGCGCTCCGCCGTCGCGGTGATGCTGCTGGTCGCGTGCGGGGTGGTGGCCATGCGCACGACCGCCATTCCCGGCTGTGCGCCCGATGCGGCTGCGCACCCTGCCGCCCGGCCCGATGAAGTCAGCATCGGTGCCACCGGAGACCTGCTCATCCACGACATCGGGCACGCCGTGCCACTCGACGGCGGGGCCGGCTATTTCGCAGCCGTGCGGCCCTGGTTCACTCAAGACCTCGTGACCGGCAACCTCGAGCAGGTGATCTCCGACGACACCGGTTTCGTCAAGTGCGGCTCTGACACGGACTGCCTGGCCTTTCGCAGCGAACCGAAGACTGCGCAGTACTACGCCGGCTTCGACCTTCTGAACATGGCGAACAATCACACCAGTGACTTCGGCGTCGACGGCTACGCGAACACCAGAGCGAACCTCGCCGCGAACGGCATCCGTGCCGTGGGGGAACGGGACGAGATCGTCTGCACGAGGATCGGCGACACCACGGTGGCCATGATCGGATTCGCTCCCTACCGTGGCACCAACCCGGTCACGGATCTGAGGCACGTGCGCACGGTGGTCGGTTCGGCGGCGGCCTCCGCCGACGTGGTGGTCGTGCAGGCGCACATGGGTGCCGAAGGGCCCGATGCGAACGTCGTCACCCCCGGTCCGGAGGAGATGTACGGCGAGAACCGCGGCGATGTGATCGCCTTCTCCCATGCGGCGATCGACGCCGGAGCCGACCTCGTGCTCGGCCACGGCCCCCATACCCTCCGGGGAGCCGAGTTCTACCACGGTCGGCTCATCGCCTACAGCCTCGGCAACTTCGGCGGCGGCGGTGTGTTCGGAGCGGAACAGGCCACCCGCTACGGCGTCTACCTCGACGTCAGTCTCCGCTCCGATGGCAGTTTCGTGCGCGGCCGGATGCAGTCGGTGCATTTCGATCACACGGGCGGCAGCCCCCAGCCCGATCCCGACGGCCGTGCCGCCGCCTTGGTGGACGAGTTCAGTCGACGCGACTTTCCGACAACCGCACCGCGCATCGAACCGGACGGCAGCCTCGCCCCCGCGGGATAG
- the dinB gene encoding DNA polymerase IV, with translation MRGEASVLHADLDAFYASVEQRDAPELRGRPVIVGGGVVLAASYEAKARGVRTAMGGRQARDLCPDAVVVPPRMDAYSAASKDVFAIFRDTTPLVEGLSIDEAFLEVGGLRRIVGTPEQVAVRLRDRVRAEVGLAISVGVARTKFLAKVASAVSKPDGLLVVEPDREEAFLLPLPVERLWGVGAVTAEKLHRLGISTVGQLAELEAATAERLLGRATGAHLHALARLRDPRPVDTTRRRASIGSQRALGSRPRTADELDLILTQIVDRLARRLRDGDRVCRTVVLRLRFGDFVKATRSRTVGSASDRTSVLLAVARELLASAQPEIAERGITLIGVSLSQLARADSLQPELPIDWNDDARLDTVLDAVRDRFGATSVARATQLDRDPGWSTPLLPEHE, from the coding sequence ATGCGAGGCGAGGCAAGCGTGCTGCATGCCGATCTCGACGCCTTCTACGCGTCGGTCGAGCAGCGCGACGCGCCCGAGCTGCGCGGCCGACCCGTCATCGTCGGCGGCGGCGTGGTGCTGGCGGCCAGCTACGAGGCGAAGGCCCGCGGAGTGCGCACGGCCATGGGCGGTCGGCAAGCGCGCGACCTGTGCCCGGATGCCGTCGTCGTGCCGCCGCGAATGGATGCGTACTCCGCGGCCAGCAAAGACGTGTTCGCGATCTTCCGCGATACGACACCGCTCGTGGAGGGGCTGTCGATTGACGAGGCGTTCTTGGAGGTGGGTGGTCTGCGGCGGATCGTCGGCACACCCGAACAGGTTGCGGTGCGCTTGCGCGACCGCGTTCGAGCGGAGGTCGGGCTTGCGATCTCGGTCGGTGTCGCGCGCACCAAGTTCCTCGCCAAGGTCGCCAGTGCCGTGAGCAAGCCCGACGGGCTACTCGTCGTGGAGCCGGATCGAGAAGAGGCGTTCCTCCTCCCGCTCCCGGTGGAACGACTGTGGGGAGTCGGCGCCGTGACCGCCGAGAAACTGCACCGCCTGGGCATCTCCACCGTTGGCCAGCTGGCCGAGCTCGAAGCCGCGACCGCCGAGAGATTGCTGGGGCGGGCGACCGGCGCCCACCTCCATGCGCTGGCCAGGTTGCGCGATCCGCGCCCCGTCGACACCACCCGCCGCCGCGCATCCATTGGTTCTCAACGTGCTCTCGGCAGCCGCCCGCGCACGGCCGACGAACTCGACCTCATCCTCACTCAGATCGTCGATCGACTCGCCCGGCGCCTCCGTGACGGCGACCGGGTGTGCCGCACGGTCGTTCTGCGGCTTCGTTTCGGCGATTTCGTGAAGGCCACGCGATCGCGCACCGTCGGCTCCGCATCCGATCGCACCTCGGTGCTCCTCGCCGTGGCGCGTGAGTTGCTCGCCTCTGCGCAACCGGAGATCGCGGAGCGGGGCATCACCCTAATCGGCGTCTCGTTGTCGCAGTTGGCACGCGCCGACAGCCTCCAACCGGAACTGCCCATCGACTGGAACGACGACGCGCGCCTCGACACCGTTCTCGACGCCGTGCGCGATCGCTTCGGAGCGACGTCGGTCGCGCGCGCCACCCAGCTCGATCGCGATCCGGGCTGGTCGACGCCGCTGCTCCCGGAACACGAGTGA
- a CDS encoding VOC family protein, translated as MPVTGPDFISLQTRDLDASRAFYEQYLGLVHSQAGPPHAVVFETTPIAFALRDIVPGTDLASAPQPGIGAAIWLHATDVQAIHDTLLADGHTIVSAPIDGPFGRTFTFADPDGYHVTLHDRA; from the coding sequence ATGCCCGTCACCGGTCCCGACTTCATCTCCCTCCAGACGCGCGATCTCGACGCGTCGCGGGCGTTCTACGAGCAGTACCTCGGCCTCGTGCATTCACAGGCCGGCCCCCCTCATGCGGTCGTCTTCGAGACGACGCCGATCGCGTTCGCACTGCGCGACATCGTTCCCGGCACCGATCTCGCGTCGGCCCCGCAGCCCGGCATCGGAGCCGCGATCTGGCTCCACGCCACCGACGTCCAGGCCATTCACGACACCCTCCTCGCCGACGGCCACACGATCGTCTCCGCACCGATCGACGGCCCCTTCGGTCGCACCTTCACGTTCGCCGACCCCGACGGCTATCACGTCACCCTCCACGACCGGGCCTGA
- a CDS encoding MarR family winged helix-turn-helix transcriptional regulator, translating into MSQDGVDLPTSLGYLLKEASSALRAAMEAVLRPLGMTVTHYSCLELLAQRPGLSNSELARGAFVTRQSMNVLLQTLERDGYVTRPEEARVGKVLPTQLTPRGRRSLAKATVAVRSVELRMLGSLTQDEQSSAYAILQSMIHALRTGDENEARS; encoded by the coding sequence ATGAGTCAAGACGGAGTCGATCTGCCGACGTCACTGGGCTATCTGCTGAAAGAGGCCTCGAGCGCCCTCCGCGCCGCCATGGAGGCGGTGCTGCGCCCGCTCGGGATGACGGTGACGCACTATTCCTGCCTCGAACTGCTCGCACAACGCCCGGGCCTTTCCAACTCCGAGCTCGCGCGGGGAGCCTTCGTGACCCGGCAATCGATGAACGTGCTGCTGCAAACCCTGGAACGAGACGGATACGTGACCCGGCCAGAGGAGGCCCGCGTCGGCAAAGTGCTTCCCACGCAGCTCACGCCACGCGGTCGGCGGAGTCTGGCGAAAGCGACCGTCGCGGTGCGATCCGTCGAGCTCAGGATGCTGGGCAGCCTGACGCAAGACGAGCAGTCGAGCGCGTACGCGATCCTGCAGAGCATGATCCACGCCCTGCGCACCGGAGACGAGAACGAAGCGCGTTCTTAG